A genomic region of Ictidomys tridecemlineatus isolate mIctTri1 chromosome 10, mIctTri1.hap1, whole genome shotgun sequence contains the following coding sequences:
- the Mospd3 gene encoding motile sperm domain-containing protein 3, with protein MRRGAPQDQELVGPGAPGRGSRGAPPPSGSVVPVLVFPPDLVFRADQRSGPRQLLTLYNPTGTALRFRVLCTAPAKYTVFDAEGYVKPQSCIDIVIRHVAPIPSHYDIQDRFRIELSEEGTEGRVVGRKDITSVLRAPAYPLELQGPPQPTPNPEPPAWTAPPMTRHLQENPRQQLATSSFLLFLMTGIVSVAFLLLPLQDELGSQLPQVLHVSLGQKLVAAYVLGLLTMVFLRT; from the exons ATGCGCCGTGGGGCGCCCCAGGACCAGGAGCTGGTGGGTCCGGGGGCCCCTGGGCGGGGGTCCCGGGGCGCCCCTCCTCCCTCAGGATCCGTTGTCCCGGTCCTCGTCTTTCCCCCGGATCTAGTATTCAGGGCGGACCAAAGGAGTGGACCCCGGCAGCTGCTGACCCTCTATAACCCCACGGGAACCGCGCTTCGCTTCCGAG TCCTGTGTACAGCACCTGCCAAATACACGGTTTTTGATGCAGAAGGATATGTGAAGCCTCAGTCCTGCATTGACAT TGTGATTCGCCATGTGGCCCCCATTCCCAGCCACTATGACATCCAGGACCGCTTCCGCATTGAGCTTTCTGAGGAAGGGACCGAGGGCAGAGTGGTGGGACGCAAAGACATCACCTCAGTTCTGCGGGCCCCAGCCTATCCCCTTGAACTTCAGGGACCGCCCCAGCCAACAcccaacccagagcctcctgcctgGACAGCACCACCCATGACAAGACACTTGCAGGAGA ACCCCCGCCAGCAACTGGCTAccagctccttcctcctctttttgaTGACGGGCATTGTCTCTGTGGCCTTCCTGCTGCTCCCACTCCAGGATGAACTTGGCAGCCAACTGCCACAAGTCCTACACGTCTCCCTGGGACAAAAGTTGGTGGCAGCCTATGTCTTAG GCCTCCTCACCATGGTGTTCCTCCGGACCTGA